From a single Cytophagales bacterium WSM2-2 genomic region:
- a CDS encoding hemin ABC transporter substrate-binding protein has product MKKSLILSLLILASCGRFSNRESQESKTERIVCLSKQYNEIIFALGAERDLAGVDLSSTYPDAIKKLPTVGYHRALSAEGILSTKPTLIIHDNNVGPEPVMKQLTDLKIPMVVFKTKGEDIEGAKMLIKEIGEYFKKEKRADSLNAKIDADMKLAADAASSLKDKPKVMIVHFGRANNVYLTMTQNSTSAKLINWAGGEIPLNGERGMMQLSPEAMAKSDPDVILLTDFGYDQLGSLDKIKELPGIAGTKAAKANRIFRVEEHDMVYLGPRTGEIVLRLQKLIRQNASAQ; this is encoded by the coding sequence ATGAAAAAAAGTTTAATCCTAAGTTTATTGATACTTGCTTCCTGCGGGAGGTTTTCCAATAGAGAATCGCAGGAAAGCAAAACGGAACGGATCGTTTGCCTGTCGAAGCAATACAATGAAATCATTTTTGCTTTGGGAGCTGAACGTGACCTGGCGGGAGTGGATTTGTCCAGTACCTATCCCGATGCAATCAAAAAACTCCCTACGGTTGGCTACCATCGGGCACTCAGTGCCGAAGGAATTCTCTCGACTAAACCAACACTGATCATTCACGACAATAATGTCGGGCCCGAACCAGTGATGAAGCAGCTCACCGATTTGAAAATTCCGATGGTCGTTTTTAAGACGAAGGGTGAGGACATTGAGGGAGCTAAAATGCTCATCAAAGAGATCGGAGAATATTTCAAGAAAGAGAAACGGGCTGATTCGCTTAATGCGAAAATTGATGCCGATATGAAATTGGCTGCTGATGCGGCTTCGAGCTTGAAGGACAAGCCGAAAGTGATGATTGTTCATTTCGGAAGAGCAAACAATGTCTATCTCACCATGACACAGAACTCAACTTCGGCTAAGCTGATCAATTGGGCAGGAGGTGAGATTCCACTTAATGGAGAGCGCGGGATGATGCAGCTTTCACCTGAAGCTATGGCCAAATCAGATCCGGATGTCATTTTGCTGACTGACTTTGGCTATGATCAATTAGGCTCGCTGGACAAGATCAAAGAGCTTCCCGGGATAGCAGGAACAAAAGCAGCTAAAGCCAATCGTATTTTCCGGGTTGAAGAACACGACATGGTTTACCTCGGACCACGTACAGGCGAAATCGTTTTACGCCTTCAGAAACTGATCCGGCAGAATGCCTCCGCTCAATAA
- the hmuV gene encoding hemin import ATP-binding protein HmuV, whose translation MLQLQNISVSVGSKKLLNNISACFEPGKMNLIIGPNGSGKSTLIKAASKQIKTSSGSVLYGDKEISSLTYQDLAKFRAVLSQQVDVAFPLKVWEVVMLGRSPHFVTSPGPEDQQVVEEAMNYFDVWSMAERDYVTLSGGEKQRVNFARVLAQIWSSGSNQMRYLLLDEPLTFLDVNYQYQFMHKLQQLVKKNDLVVVGVVHDLNLAIRFGDTILLLNEGKIIANGVPEQVLTKENIKESFQILPEIHQYNNSFYLYF comes from the coding sequence ATGCTTCAATTGCAGAACATATCGGTAAGCGTTGGTTCGAAAAAACTGCTCAATAATATCTCTGCTTGTTTTGAGCCAGGTAAAATGAATCTGATCATAGGGCCGAATGGTTCAGGTAAATCGACCCTCATTAAAGCAGCAAGTAAGCAAATCAAAACCTCCAGTGGGAGCGTGTTGTATGGAGACAAAGAAATCAGCTCATTGACATATCAGGATCTGGCAAAATTCCGGGCTGTACTTTCACAGCAGGTTGATGTTGCTTTTCCATTGAAAGTATGGGAGGTAGTGATGCTGGGAAGGTCTCCTCATTTCGTGACGAGTCCAGGGCCGGAAGATCAGCAGGTCGTGGAAGAAGCCATGAACTATTTTGACGTATGGTCAATGGCTGAACGTGACTACGTCACACTTAGTGGAGGAGAAAAGCAACGTGTTAATTTTGCAAGAGTGTTAGCGCAGATCTGGTCTTCGGGCTCCAATCAGATGCGTTATTTGTTATTGGACGAACCATTGACATTTCTCGATGTTAACTACCAGTATCAATTCATGCACAAACTTCAACAGCTTGTGAAGAAGAATGACCTGGTGGTTGTGGGAGTTGTGCATGACCTGAATCTTGCCATCCGGTTTGGAGATACGATTCTCCTGTTAAATGAGGGAAAAATAATTGCCAACGGAGTCCCTGAACAGGTGCTGACAAAGGAAAACATCAAGGAGAGCTTTCAGATTCTTCCGGAGATTCATCAGTATAACAACTCCTTTTATCTTTATTTCTAG
- a CDS encoding DNA helicase — MEDYLKTLNPPQHEGVVNTEGPCMIIAGAGSGKTRVLTYRIAHLIQTQGVDPFNIMALTFTNKAAKEMRERIEHVVGNDARNIWMGTFHSVFARILRAEAHHLGYPNDFTIYDTDDSKSLIKSIVKEMGLDETQYKANIVYNRISGAKNKLISWQDYLANPLLMGDDAANMRPEIGNIYKSYTLRCFKSGAMDFDDLLFNTDKLFKEHLEVLNKYQHRISYVLVDEFQDTNLCQYFIIRKLASVKQNVCVVGDDAQSIYAFRGADISNILNFEKDYPDLRIIKLEQNYRSTKTIVDAANSVIAKNKAQLPKNVWTANEDGNLIELIKAVSDNEEGKLIASSIFEEKMQQQYKFSDFVVLYRTNSQSRSIEEALRRMNIKYKVVGGLSFYQRKEIKDLLAYMRYSLNQQDEASFRRIINLPKRGIGDGTIDKIVVAANDHAITIWEVLENAPSFVGGRAAGPIEDFVTKIKRFGIEIQNKDAYEAAAEIAKSSGLLKELYEDKTAEGLSRFENVQELLNAIKEFVDDPENEDKSLGAFLQEVSLVTGQDENKDNDPDKVTLMTIHMAKGLEFKNVYIVGMEEDLFPSQMMLSSRAELEEERRLFYVAITRAQKKIFLSYAVTRYRFGRLKNCEPSRFLDDIDSRFIKFSSKFSSNELFTAPNPNYTKNFVNGMKSTASFAPKPKPVAAYKAPTNFVPSDTRGLKEGMKVEHPKFGFGTVVKMEDQGTERKAKINFADFGEKTLLLSFAKLKIHEN, encoded by the coding sequence ATGGAAGACTATTTGAAGACGTTAAACCCGCCACAACACGAAGGCGTGGTGAATACAGAGGGGCCGTGTATGATTATCGCGGGAGCGGGCTCAGGAAAAACGCGGGTACTTACTTACCGGATTGCACATTTAATTCAAACACAAGGTGTTGACCCATTCAACATCATGGCGTTAACATTTACCAACAAGGCAGCCAAGGAAATGCGCGAGCGGATCGAGCATGTGGTAGGCAATGACGCGAGGAATATTTGGATGGGAACGTTCCACTCGGTGTTTGCCAGGATATTGAGAGCAGAAGCCCATCATCTCGGTTATCCTAATGACTTCACGATTTATGACACGGACGATTCCAAGTCACTCATCAAGAGTATCGTCAAAGAAATGGGCCTTGACGAAACTCAGTATAAAGCCAACATTGTCTACAACCGGATATCAGGGGCGAAGAACAAACTCATTTCATGGCAGGATTATCTCGCCAACCCGCTGCTCATGGGCGATGATGCTGCTAATATGCGTCCCGAGATTGGCAACATTTACAAGAGCTATACACTTCGCTGTTTCAAAAGCGGGGCCATGGATTTTGACGATCTCCTTTTTAATACGGACAAACTCTTCAAAGAACATCTGGAGGTTCTTAATAAGTACCAGCACCGGATCAGTTACGTGTTGGTCGATGAGTTTCAGGATACGAACCTTTGCCAGTACTTCATCATTCGCAAACTGGCTTCGGTAAAGCAGAATGTGTGCGTAGTAGGCGATGACGCTCAAAGTATTTACGCTTTTCGTGGAGCTGATATTTCCAACATCCTGAATTTTGAAAAAGACTACCCGGATTTAAGGATCATTAAACTTGAGCAGAACTACAGGTCGACAAAAACAATTGTTGATGCCGCCAATTCTGTAATAGCGAAAAACAAAGCTCAGCTTCCCAAAAATGTGTGGACTGCGAATGAGGACGGGAATCTGATCGAATTGATCAAAGCCGTTTCCGACAATGAAGAAGGAAAGTTGATTGCTTCTTCCATTTTTGAAGAGAAGATGCAGCAGCAGTACAAATTCAGTGACTTTGTTGTGCTGTACCGGACCAACAGCCAGAGCCGCTCGATCGAGGAAGCGCTTCGCAGAATGAATATCAAGTACAAGGTTGTGGGCGGACTTTCGTTCTATCAGCGGAAAGAGATCAAAGATTTGTTGGCGTATATGCGCTATTCGCTGAATCAACAGGATGAAGCTTCCTTCCGGAGAATTATCAACCTTCCTAAACGGGGAATTGGAGATGGCACGATCGACAAGATTGTTGTGGCTGCCAATGACCATGCGATTACCATTTGGGAAGTGCTTGAAAACGCCCCGTCTTTTGTTGGTGGACGTGCAGCCGGGCCGATTGAAGATTTTGTAACCAAGATCAAACGCTTCGGAATTGAAATTCAAAACAAAGATGCTTACGAGGCGGCCGCGGAAATCGCAAAATCTTCCGGCTTGCTCAAAGAGTTGTACGAAGACAAAACAGCCGAAGGCCTGAGTCGCTTTGAGAACGTGCAGGAGTTGCTCAACGCCATCAAGGAATTTGTTGATGATCCGGAAAATGAAGACAAGAGTCTTGGTGCCTTCCTCCAGGAAGTTTCACTCGTTACAGGTCAGGATGAAAATAAAGATAATGACCCGGACAAGGTTACGTTGATGACCATCCACATGGCCAAGGGACTGGAGTTCAAGAATGTGTACATCGTGGGGATGGAGGAAGATTTGTTCCCTTCACAAATGATGCTGAGTAGCCGGGCTGAACTTGAAGAGGAGCGGAGGTTATTTTATGTAGCCATTACCCGTGCTCAGAAAAAAATATTCCTTTCGTATGCCGTTACCCGCTACCGCTTCGGGCGGTTGAAGAACTGCGAGCCGAGCCGCTTTTTGGATGATATTGATTCCCGCTTTATCAAGTTCAGTTCGAAATTCAGCAGCAATGAATTATTCACAGCGCCCAACCCGAACTATACCAAGAACTTCGTCAACGGTATGAAGAGCACGGCTAGCTTCGCTCCCAAGCCAAAACCGGTAGCTGCCTATAAAGCACCAACCAACTTTGTTCCAAGCGACACCCGCGGATTGAAAGAAGGAATGAAAGTGGAGCACCCCAAGTTTGGCTTCGGTACAGTTGTAAAAATGGAAGACCAGGGTACCGAACGCAAGGCGAAAATCAATTTCGCCGATTTTGGCGAAAAGACCTTATTGCTTAGCTTTGCTAAGTTGAAGATTCATGAAAATTGA
- the murA gene encoding UDP-N-acetylglucosamine 1-carboxyvinyltransferase: MSLFRIKGGKTLKGEIVPQGAKNEALQVICTPLLTSEPVTIHNIPDIADVNKLIELVADLGCKVEKLQKGSYRFTASNINIKYLQTEEYRKKAASLRGSVMLLGPILARFGSASIPKPGGDKIGRRRLDTHFIGFQNLGAKFNFDSTENLFHIDASELKGCYMLLDEASVTGTANIVMAAVLAKGKTTIYNAACEPYLQQLCSMLNRMGAKIGGIGSNLLTIEGVEKLGGTEHTLLPDMIEIGSFIGLAAMTKSEITIRNCRIDMLGIIPDIFRKLGIKMEFRGDDIYIPAQERYEIETFIDGSILTVADAPWPGFTPDLLSIVLVVATQAKGTVLVHQKMFESRLFFVDKLIDMGAQIILCDPHRATIIGLDRKQSLRGVKMASPDIRAGVALLIAALSAQGESEISNIDQIDRGYENIEGRLKKLGAMIERV; this comes from the coding sequence ATGAGTTTGTTCAGGATCAAGGGCGGTAAAACGCTGAAAGGAGAGATTGTTCCGCAAGGCGCGAAGAACGAAGCACTTCAGGTTATTTGCACTCCTTTACTCACTTCAGAGCCGGTGACAATTCATAATATCCCGGACATTGCTGATGTCAATAAGCTGATTGAACTCGTTGCAGACCTGGGATGTAAAGTCGAAAAACTTCAAAAAGGCTCCTACCGGTTTACTGCGTCCAACATCAATATCAAATATCTTCAGACTGAAGAGTATCGGAAGAAAGCAGCCTCCCTGCGAGGTTCTGTCATGCTGCTGGGACCTATCCTGGCACGATTTGGGTCAGCATCAATTCCAAAACCTGGTGGCGACAAAATCGGAAGAAGGAGACTTGACACGCACTTTATTGGTTTTCAGAACCTGGGAGCGAAGTTCAATTTTGACAGTACCGAAAATCTTTTCCATATAGATGCTAGCGAGCTGAAGGGTTGCTATATGTTGCTGGATGAAGCGTCCGTGACAGGCACAGCAAACATTGTCATGGCAGCAGTCTTGGCGAAAGGAAAAACGACAATCTATAATGCCGCTTGTGAACCTTACCTGCAACAACTTTGCTCAATGCTTAACCGCATGGGTGCAAAGATCGGCGGTATCGGCTCCAACCTGCTGACGATTGAAGGTGTTGAAAAATTGGGAGGTACTGAACACACGCTCCTTCCTGACATGATCGAAATCGGCAGTTTTATCGGTTTGGCCGCGATGACCAAATCAGAGATTACGATTCGGAATTGCCGTATCGACATGCTGGGCATCATTCCTGATATTTTCAGGAAGCTTGGAATTAAAATGGAGTTCCGTGGAGACGATATTTATATCCCCGCACAAGAGCGATACGAAATCGAAACGTTTATTGACGGCTCCATTCTTACTGTTGCAGACGCACCGTGGCCTGGATTTACACCAGACTTACTCAGCATTGTCCTTGTCGTAGCCACCCAGGCGAAAGGCACTGTGCTTGTTCATCAGAAGATGTTTGAAAGCCGGCTTTTCTTTGTTGACAAACTCATCGACATGGGAGCGCAGATTATTTTGTGTGATCCTCACAGGGCCACAATCATCGGGTTGGACCGTAAGCAATCGCTACGGGGAGTGAAAATGGCATCGCCTGATATTCGTGCGGGAGTCGCCTTACTTATTGCAGCACTGTCTGCGCAGGGAGAAAGTGAAATATCTAACATCGACCAGATCGACAGAGGCTATGAGAATATCGAAGGCCGACTGAAGAAATTGGGCGCGATGATTGAGCGTGTCTAG
- the moaE gene encoding molybdopterin synthase catalytic subunit, translating into MIKITAKPIDVQKVIDTASSLGAGAVNVFIGTVRDTAHHKNVRWLEYEAYESMAVAEVRMIMDEATHRWKLQGWAVSHRVGTLKPGEVALVVAVSTEHRKESFEACEFIIDAIKAKVPIWRKEVFEGGDAWVSASPPLMMHSN; encoded by the coding sequence ATGATTAAAATTACAGCAAAGCCCATCGATGTGCAGAAAGTCATCGATACGGCCTCCAGCTTAGGTGCGGGGGCCGTTAATGTTTTTATAGGTACAGTGCGCGATACTGCTCACCACAAAAACGTGCGCTGGTTAGAGTACGAAGCTTACGAGTCTATGGCCGTAGCCGAAGTCAGAATGATTATGGATGAAGCTACCCATCGATGGAAGCTCCAGGGATGGGCCGTAAGCCACCGGGTAGGCACATTAAAGCCAGGTGAAGTTGCCCTCGTAGTTGCAGTTTCAACTGAACATCGAAAGGAATCATTTGAGGCCTGCGAATTTATCATTGATGCCATCAAAGCAAAGGTGCCTATCTGGCGAAAAGAAGTGTTTGAAGGAGGCGATGCCTGGGTTTCAGCCAGTCCTCCGCTGATGATGCATTCCAATTGA
- a CDS encoding phosphoglycerate mutase, whose protein sequence is MRSYLILFLILTGINLQGQDQLTTFILVRHAEKVSDGSKDPDLTPEGMIRAENLTKLFQNTTISGVYSTPFNRTRKTVASLAQSKSLTVQDYEPAKNEAIEKIWNNNLGKTVLISGHSNTIPRIANYLTGTDKFKDFADSDYGNILVITVIQKNKTGSVTWLRY, encoded by the coding sequence ATGAGATCCTATTTAATTCTCTTTCTCATCCTTACCGGCATCAATTTGCAAGGCCAGGACCAATTGACCACATTCATTTTAGTGCGGCATGCAGAAAAAGTAAGCGATGGCTCCAAAGACCCGGATCTAACACCCGAAGGTATGATCAGGGCCGAGAATCTCACTAAACTTTTTCAAAACACAACTATTTCAGGAGTCTATTCAACACCTTTCAACCGCACACGGAAGACAGTGGCATCACTGGCGCAATCGAAATCGCTCACTGTTCAGGATTATGAGCCTGCCAAAAATGAAGCGATTGAAAAAATCTGGAACAACAACCTGGGCAAAACGGTTCTCATCAGCGGCCACTCAAATACAATACCCCGAATAGCGAATTACCTTACCGGAACAGACAAATTCAAAGATTTTGCTGATTCTGATTACGGAAACATACTTGTCATAACCGTGATTCAAAAAAATAAAACAGGGAGCGTCACGTGGCTGCGCTATTGA
- the trn2 gene encoding tropinone reductase, producing MWTLQNKKALVTGGTKGIGLAITREFLELGAEVMVIARNTSKLSEHFKIDKLIALEGDFAEAAFRQKIIQELTNRWGRLDILVNNVGTNIRKSFVDYSEEEYRKLFEINMFSMLDLTQRSFPLLKKSGHASVVNVASIAGALDVQSGPPYGMTKAAIMQLSRHLAAEWAQYGIRVNTVSPWYIETPLTEPVLSQPDRLEKILARTPMARVGQPEEVASLVTFFAMDKSSYITGQNVMVDGGMSVKGL from the coding sequence ATGTGGACATTACAAAACAAAAAAGCATTAGTCACCGGTGGAACAAAAGGTATTGGCCTCGCTATCACCAGAGAATTTTTGGAATTGGGAGCGGAGGTAATGGTGATTGCGAGAAATACCTCAAAGCTAAGTGAGCATTTCAAAATAGATAAGCTGATCGCTCTTGAAGGAGATTTTGCAGAAGCGGCCTTCAGACAAAAAATTATTCAGGAGCTCACCAACCGGTGGGGACGGCTGGATATCCTCGTGAACAATGTCGGTACCAATATTCGCAAAAGTTTTGTTGACTATTCGGAGGAGGAGTACAGGAAGCTGTTTGAAATAAACATGTTCAGCATGTTAGACCTTACACAACGATCTTTTCCGCTGTTGAAAAAATCAGGCCATGCAAGTGTGGTTAATGTTGCCTCTATTGCCGGGGCATTGGATGTGCAAAGTGGCCCTCCTTACGGGATGACAAAAGCAGCGATCATGCAGCTTTCGAGACATCTTGCAGCCGAATGGGCTCAGTATGGTATCCGTGTCAACACAGTGTCACCCTGGTATATCGAAACTCCATTGACTGAACCCGTTTTATCTCAACCTGATCGCCTCGAAAAAATTCTGGCCCGCACTCCAATGGCGCGTGTAGGGCAGCCTGAAGAAGTAGCCAGCCTGGTCACTTTTTTTGCTATGGATAAGTCCAGTTACATTACCGGCCAAAATGTGATGGTAGATGGAGGGATGAGCGTAAAGGGTTTGTAG
- a CDS encoding cytochrome P460 translates to MKLKHTLLVLLAFAAVLLINASSMKNAPNEIPYPEGYRAWTHIKSGMVGPKSPMFNKLGGFYHIYANEKAMEGYRTGKFANGSVIAFDRLEMVENDNGQIAEGNRRLVDVMIKDTSKYDSTGGWGFEEFKGNSVTERAVMHMVKKSCFNCHSQKAQNDFVFSQFRK, encoded by the coding sequence ATGAAACTAAAACATACTCTACTCGTACTTTTGGCATTCGCAGCCGTGTTGCTGATCAATGCTTCGAGCATGAAAAATGCTCCAAATGAAATCCCGTATCCTGAGGGGTACCGCGCATGGACCCACATCAAGTCCGGAATGGTCGGGCCAAAGAGTCCGATGTTTAATAAACTGGGAGGCTTCTATCACATTTATGCCAACGAGAAAGCGATGGAAGGTTATCGCACAGGCAAGTTTGCCAATGGCTCCGTGATTGCTTTCGATCGACTGGAGATGGTTGAAAACGACAATGGTCAGATTGCAGAAGGCAACCGCCGGTTGGTTGATGTGATGATTAAAGACACCTCCAAATACGATTCCACCGGAGGATGGGGATTCGAAGAATTCAAAGGCAATAGCGTTACCGAGCGTGCTGTGATGCACATGGTCAAGAAATCATGTTTTAACTGTCATTCGCAGAAAGCACAGAACGATTTTGTATTCAGTCAATTCAGAAAGTAG
- a CDS encoding PadR family transcriptional regulator, with protein MFSKELLKGTLSAMILKLLAEEGKMHGYEMVQRIHKQSGSKILIKDGSLYPALQKMTEDGLLSFKEETVGGRVRKYYFLTPKGRKQAIASISELEDFIATISQVVFPQPKTKLI; from the coding sequence ATGTTTTCAAAAGAGCTACTAAAAGGAACGCTCTCCGCTATGATTTTGAAATTACTCGCGGAGGAGGGGAAAATGCACGGATATGAAATGGTTCAACGCATCCATAAGCAATCCGGAAGCAAAATTCTGATTAAAGATGGATCACTTTATCCTGCTCTTCAAAAAATGACTGAGGATGGACTATTGTCATTTAAAGAAGAGACTGTTGGAGGCCGTGTCCGCAAGTATTATTTTTTAACACCGAAAGGACGAAAGCAAGCAATAGCGAGCATCAGTGAGTTGGAAGATTTTATAGCCACCATTTCACAAGTGGTTTTCCCACAACCCAAAACGAAACTGATTTAA
- a CDS encoding ABC transporter permease translates to MLRNYFVIVWRNFSKNTIYMSLNALGMGIAIACCIVAYLSYKFNSSFDTSHLQFRSIYRVNSLRTSQNSRIVSASVPLPLGDLIRDNLSDVEEVVRYNPSFGNFRVGEEVFSTPIDYFDKNVFDVFSFKFLAGSPSAISDKTKIIISEGFAKRLFGREAALGKMIVRTDVNPAVTLEVGGVIEDPAANSSFNSVAILSYQTYLDINSPERNNWKVRSTLFVQVKNRHRVKIVENSISTYTKDNNQANPEFTIERFALDPLKGMAVRDDRQKRADKRTAFALPAAAVTGPSFMAIFILLIACFNFINTFLFMASARLKEIGVRKVLGGIRTSLIVQYMSEALLVCLVSMIAGLMIAKLLIPAYNQLWPFLKLKFDFVENTDVYIFLGFLLLLISIVSGSYPAFYISKFQPIQVLNGKQKFGNTGYLSHLLLTLQFAISAVGVISALAFYQNAKYQQYVDVGYNQKGVIFTPVATAQDFNVYKNLLGTNKKITSIGGAKDHMNVRPYGIRTSVKSADRESEVFIADVGDGYLKTCGIELKHGRDFLENSKTDYKESVIITENLAEQFGWAEPLGKELRVSDSVKYFVVGVIKDVLTHGLWEKPDPLVLRYRPDKLRFLLVSVSTTDVQEVNDFMKSSWKKNFPNLLYKGELNDRELTTSTLVNTNIVKLFLFLGVVALTLSASGLFTSVSLTIIRKLKEVSIRKICGAPISNLIKVVCSKHVIILTIASTAGVFLARLLCRLLMNSLWEYYLPPNLGTFALAIAIIVLISFLTILFQMKGVVNLNPAKTLKET, encoded by the coding sequence ATGTTAAGGAATTATTTTGTCATCGTTTGGCGCAATTTTTCGAAAAATACAATTTACATGTCCCTGAATGCTCTCGGGATGGGAATTGCGATCGCCTGTTGTATTGTTGCGTATCTCAGCTACAAATTCAACAGTAGTTTTGATACAAGTCATTTACAATTCCGTAGTATCTATCGAGTCAACTCGTTGCGTACATCTCAGAACTCAAGAATCGTTTCGGCATCGGTGCCCCTGCCATTGGGCGACTTAATCAGGGACAACTTAAGTGATGTCGAGGAGGTTGTTCGCTATAATCCTTCCTTTGGAAACTTCAGAGTTGGCGAGGAAGTATTCAGCACCCCGATTGATTATTTCGATAAGAATGTATTCGATGTGTTTTCGTTCAAATTCCTGGCCGGCTCACCTTCAGCTATTAGTGACAAGACAAAGATTATTATCAGTGAGGGGTTCGCAAAACGTTTGTTCGGTCGTGAGGCTGCTCTTGGTAAAATGATTGTGAGGACCGATGTTAATCCAGCAGTCACACTGGAAGTTGGAGGCGTTATCGAAGATCCAGCAGCTAACTCCAGTTTCAATAGCGTTGCTATCTTAAGTTACCAGACATACCTGGACATCAATTCACCTGAGCGAAATAATTGGAAAGTACGGAGCACCCTTTTTGTTCAAGTCAAAAATCGCCATAGAGTCAAAATTGTAGAAAATAGTATCAGCACATATACCAAGGATAACAATCAGGCTAATCCGGAATTTACTATCGAGCGATTTGCTCTTGATCCATTGAAAGGAATGGCGGTAAGAGACGACCGGCAAAAACGAGCTGATAAAAGAACCGCGTTTGCACTTCCGGCAGCTGCGGTGACCGGGCCTTCATTCATGGCTATCTTTATCCTTTTAATAGCCTGCTTTAATTTTATCAATACGTTCTTATTCATGGCCTCAGCCAGACTAAAAGAGATTGGTGTTCGAAAAGTATTGGGCGGAATTCGAACAAGTCTTATTGTTCAATATATGAGCGAGGCACTACTCGTCTGCCTGGTAAGTATGATTGCAGGCCTGATGATAGCTAAACTATTGATCCCCGCTTACAATCAGCTATGGCCATTTTTGAAATTAAAATTTGATTTCGTTGAGAATACAGATGTTTATATTTTCCTTGGTTTCCTTTTGCTTTTGATTTCAATCGTTTCTGGAAGTTATCCGGCCTTCTACATCAGCAAGTTCCAGCCGATCCAGGTACTCAATGGAAAACAGAAATTTGGCAATACTGGATATCTTTCACACCTGTTATTGACGCTTCAATTCGCTATTTCGGCCGTTGGCGTAATATCAGCATTAGCGTTCTATCAAAATGCAAAATACCAGCAATACGTTGATGTTGGGTACAATCAAAAAGGCGTCATTTTTACACCTGTCGCTACTGCGCAGGATTTCAACGTCTACAAGAACCTACTCGGTACAAATAAAAAAATCACTTCCATAGGCGGAGCCAAGGATCACATGAATGTCCGGCCTTACGGAATTAGGACTTCCGTTAAATCCGCTGACAGGGAGTCTGAGGTTTTCATAGCGGACGTGGGAGATGGATACCTGAAAACATGTGGTATCGAATTGAAGCACGGACGTGACTTTCTGGAAAATTCGAAGACGGATTATAAAGAATCAGTCATCATCACAGAAAACCTCGCAGAACAATTTGGTTGGGCTGAGCCACTGGGGAAAGAGCTTCGGGTGAGTGACTCTGTTAAGTATTTTGTAGTTGGAGTGATAAAAGATGTACTGACTCATGGACTGTGGGAGAAGCCTGATCCGTTAGTCCTGCGCTACCGACCTGACAAACTGCGATTTCTTTTAGTGAGCGTTTCAACGACTGATGTTCAGGAAGTCAATGACTTTATGAAGTCTTCTTGGAAAAAGAACTTCCCAAACTTATTGTATAAGGGTGAACTAAATGACAGGGAACTTACCACCTCAACACTGGTGAACACCAATATTGTTAAACTGTTTCTGTTCCTTGGGGTTGTCGCGTTGACTTTGTCCGCATCTGGATTATTCACATCCGTCTCACTTACGATTATCAGGAAATTAAAGGAGGTTAGCATTCGGAAAATATGTGGGGCTCCTATTTCAAACCTGATAAAAGTGGTGTGTTCAAAGCATGTAATCATTTTGACAATTGCTTCAACTGCAGGTGTTTTTTTAGCAAGACTTCTTTGCCGGCTTTTGATGAACAGTTTATGGGAATATTATCTGCCACCTAACCTGGGGACTTTTGCGTTAGCTATCGCAATCATCGTCTTGATTTCGTTTTTAACGATTCTTTTTCAGATGAAAGGGGTGGTGAACCTTAATCCCGCTAAAACACTTAAAGAAACATGA